Proteins encoded within one genomic window of Gloeobacter kilaueensis JS1:
- a CDS encoding sensor histidine kinase, translated as MSAMPAFRVPGALFEKREPFTFLLYLEWILLAVALLTEIWPGPELHFGRPFPFVRVAVVLVFALLGLRLPTRSLTAKLFYMAVSFALIIAAMVSVGSPFNMAPFLLLLLVIRSCLIFPLSGRLTVAGLVFVTFVFFSFWRVQALPGERPWRVHRHFHREALPPGADRPPPRNLFLPPDEDYQLFILRLTLNSALLFGAGLAFVLLLINAMLNEYANRQKLALANQRLRLYAQRIEDQATLQERNRIARDIHDSLGHSLTALNMQMEMALALIPSAPQKAEGYLIDAKHLGTQALQSVRQSVSALRSDPLLGMALPEALEQLTQTFVQSTRLEVERTIDLAGPLPPEIAVAVYRIAQEGLTNISRHAAATKVELEVRQLPGMLHLRLEDDGQGFDPAQNATGFGLEGMRERAAALAAGLVIDSAPAKGCRIYADFPLPEVL; from the coding sequence ATGAGCGCCATGCCTGCCTTCCGGGTACCGGGTGCGCTGTTTGAAAAGCGCGAGCCCTTCACTTTTTTGCTGTATCTGGAGTGGATCTTGCTGGCAGTCGCCCTGCTCACCGAGATCTGGCCGGGGCCGGAGTTGCACTTTGGGCGTCCCTTTCCCTTCGTGCGGGTGGCGGTGGTGCTGGTCTTTGCCCTGCTGGGGCTGCGCCTGCCCACCCGCAGTCTGACAGCGAAGCTTTTTTACATGGCCGTCTCCTTTGCGCTGATCATCGCCGCGATGGTCTCGGTGGGTTCGCCCTTCAACATGGCCCCATTCCTGCTGTTGCTTCTGGTGATCCGCAGCTGTCTTATCTTTCCTTTGAGCGGTCGGCTCACCGTCGCCGGGCTGGTGTTCGTCACGTTCGTCTTCTTTTCTTTCTGGCGGGTGCAGGCTTTGCCGGGTGAGCGCCCGTGGCGGGTGCATCGTCACTTTCACCGCGAAGCGCTGCCGCCGGGAGCAGACCGTCCGCCGCCGCGCAACCTGTTTTTGCCGCCGGACGAAGATTATCAGCTTTTTATTCTCCGGCTCACCCTCAACTCGGCCCTGCTTTTTGGCGCGGGCCTCGCCTTCGTGCTGCTGCTTATCAACGCGATGCTCAACGAGTACGCCAACCGCCAGAAGCTGGCCCTCGCCAACCAGCGGCTGCGCCTGTATGCCCAGCGCATCGAGGATCAGGCCACCCTGCAGGAGCGCAACCGGATCGCCCGCGACATCCACGACTCGCTGGGCCACTCGCTCACTGCCCTCAACATGCAGATGGAGATGGCCCTCGCCTTGATCCCCTCCGCTCCCCAAAAAGCGGAAGGCTATCTGATCGATGCCAAGCACCTCGGCACCCAGGCACTGCAGTCGGTGCGCCAGTCGGTCTCAGCCCTGCGCAGCGATCCGCTCCTGGGGATGGCGCTACCGGAAGCGCTGGAGCAACTGACGCAGACTTTCGTTCAGAGCACCCGCCTGGAGGTGGAGCGCACGATCGATCTGGCCGGACCGCTGCCGCCGGAGATCGCCGTCGCCGTCTACCGGATCGCGCAGGAGGGGTTGACGAACATCTCCCGCCATGCCGCCGCGACAAAGGTCGAACTGGAAGTGCGCCAGTTGCCGGGTATGCTCCACCTGCGCTTAGAAGACGACGGCCAGGGCTTTGATCCGGCCCAAAACGCTACCGGCTTTGGGCTGGAAGGAATGCGCGAGCGCGCCGCCGCCCTCGCTGCCGGCCTGGTGATCGACAGCGCGCCTGCAAAAGGCTGCCGCATCTACGCTGACTTTCCCCTGCCGGAGGTGCTCTGA
- a CDS encoding response regulator transcription factor — translation MIRVLVVDDQNIVRQGLRSLLEMMSDFEVVGDAENGQQALNVLAQLAQADRLPDVALMDVRMPVVDGVAATRAIAQQYPSVKVLVLTTFDDSEYVAQALRAGALGYLLKDTPMAELAESIRMVHKGYNPLGPGILQKMIAQLPANAAAKPPAALAALTPREREVLQLVARGASNAEIARELYISEGTVKFHITKILSQLGVRDRTQAAIVAHSFADWL, via the coding sequence ATGATTCGCGTCCTGGTCGTGGACGATCAGAACATCGTGCGCCAGGGGTTGCGATCGCTTCTGGAGATGATGAGCGACTTTGAGGTGGTGGGTGACGCCGAAAATGGCCAGCAGGCGTTGAATGTGCTGGCCCAGCTTGCCCAGGCGGACCGCCTGCCGGATGTGGCGCTGATGGATGTGCGGATGCCGGTGGTCGATGGCGTGGCTGCCACCCGCGCGATTGCCCAGCAGTATCCGAGCGTCAAAGTCCTGGTGCTCACCACCTTCGACGACAGCGAATACGTCGCCCAGGCCCTGCGGGCCGGGGCTTTAGGCTACCTGCTCAAGGACACGCCGATGGCGGAGTTGGCCGAGTCCATCCGGATGGTCCACAAGGGCTACAACCCCCTCGGGCCGGGCATTCTTCAGAAGATGATCGCCCAGTTACCGGCGAATGCCGCCGCCAAACCCCCCGCTGCCCTCGCTGCCCTCACCCCCCGCGAGCGCGAGGTGCTGCAACTGGTTGCGCGGGGAGCGAGCAACGCCGAGATCGCCAGAGAACTCTACATCTCCGAAGGAACTGTCAAGTTTCACATCACCAAGATCCTCAGCCAGCTCGGCGTGCGTGACCGCACCCAGGCGGCGATCGTCGCCCATTCTTTTGCCGACTGGCTCTAG
- the polA gene encoding DNA polymerase I, whose translation MPDSSSNVLVLVDGHSLAYRAYFAYVRGGETGLRTTTGTPTSVSYGFLKLLLDALEHYKPAMVAIAFDTRMPTFRHEVDAGYKAGRAETPGEFIDDLANLRAILEAMELPQFELAGYEADDIIGTLALQGAAQGYDVKILSGDQDLFQLITPDGEGGGSIRVLHNNTRTGSEEFGPAQVKEKLGITPRQVVDYKALCGDSSDRIPGVKGIGAKTAVKLLEEYGSLEQLIASLDSVPGALGKKLKDGIEDARHSYWMATIETKVPIVIDFDALRLKGFDEERVSPLLEQLEFRSFLRQLQRLQRLFGGEVAPAQPQNPGDALEGIAQASEDDLWFDFAPSAPFELVVHTVQTPEQWQQFLDELLTQRGVVAWDTETTSLDPRHARLVGIGCAWEAEVAYYLPLGHQQGTNLAVDAVVAALKPYWEDPSRPKALQNAKYDWLVLRNYGVALTGITFDPMLASYVLDPDAKHNLPAMAQSHLQLTMGTYQMLVPKGQTIDAVAIEAVSRYCGEDVAVTLRLVPVLQEKLNHDPRLAGIFETIEVPLEPVLARMEAQGIRIDSDYLAELAQELDHDLEGLEQQAYNLAGEKFNLGSPKQLSELLFGKLQLSIKKSRKTATGYSTDAAVLEKLRDDHPIVEAILNYRTLAKLKSTYVDALPQLVDPATGRVHTDFNQAVTTTGRLSSSNPNLQNIPVRTSFSRRIRRAFIPEPGWLLAAADYSQIELRILAHLTQEQVLIEAFGAEDDVHALTARLLFNKATVSSEERRLAKVINYGVVYGMGARRFARETGVGTAEAEDFIRAFYRRYPAIFAYMEQTRRAVLDQGYVETLLGRRRYFHGLGQLGQRDRETALRAAINAPIQGTAADIVKLAMVQVDQQLQNRRTRLLLQVHDELVFEMPPEERETVEPLIRSSMESALTLSVPLKVELNVGQNWLEAK comes from the coding sequence ATGCCAGATTCAAGCTCGAACGTCCTGGTGCTGGTGGATGGCCACTCCCTCGCCTACCGGGCGTACTTCGCCTACGTGCGCGGCGGTGAGACGGGACTGCGCACGACCACCGGCACACCGACCAGCGTCAGCTACGGATTTTTGAAGCTGTTGCTCGACGCGCTCGAACATTACAAACCGGCGATGGTCGCCATCGCCTTCGACACGCGGATGCCGACTTTTCGCCACGAGGTCGATGCCGGGTACAAGGCGGGCCGGGCGGAGACCCCAGGCGAATTTATCGACGATCTGGCAAATTTGCGGGCGATCCTGGAGGCGATGGAGTTGCCGCAGTTTGAACTGGCAGGCTACGAAGCCGACGACATCATCGGCACCCTCGCCCTGCAGGGAGCGGCCCAGGGCTACGACGTCAAGATCTTGAGCGGCGATCAAGATCTCTTTCAGCTCATCACCCCCGACGGCGAAGGGGGCGGCTCGATTCGGGTACTGCACAACAATACCCGCACCGGCAGCGAAGAATTTGGACCGGCCCAGGTCAAAGAAAAGCTCGGGATCACCCCCCGGCAGGTGGTCGATTACAAGGCGCTCTGCGGCGACAGCTCCGACCGCATCCCCGGCGTCAAAGGGATCGGGGCCAAGACCGCCGTCAAGTTGCTCGAAGAGTACGGTTCTCTGGAGCAGCTCATCGCCTCGCTCGATAGCGTTCCCGGTGCCCTGGGTAAAAAACTCAAAGACGGCATCGAAGATGCCCGCCACTCGTACTGGATGGCGACGATCGAGACGAAGGTGCCGATTGTCATCGATTTTGACGCCCTGCGCCTCAAAGGTTTCGACGAGGAGCGGGTCTCGCCACTACTGGAACAGTTAGAATTTCGCTCGTTCCTGCGCCAGTTGCAGCGGCTGCAGCGCCTGTTCGGCGGTGAGGTGGCTCCGGCTCAACCGCAAAATCCGGGTGACGCCCTCGAAGGGATCGCCCAGGCGAGCGAGGACGATCTGTGGTTCGACTTTGCCCCGAGCGCTCCCTTCGAGCTGGTAGTTCATACTGTCCAGACCCCTGAGCAGTGGCAGCAGTTTCTGGACGAGCTGCTTACCCAGAGGGGGGTGGTGGCCTGGGACACCGAAACCACCAGCCTCGATCCACGCCACGCCCGGCTCGTCGGCATCGGCTGCGCCTGGGAAGCGGAGGTGGCCTACTACCTGCCCCTGGGCCACCAGCAGGGCACCAACCTCGCTGTAGACGCGGTGGTGGCAGCCCTCAAACCTTACTGGGAGGATCCGTCGCGGCCCAAGGCGCTGCAAAATGCCAAGTACGACTGGCTGGTCCTGCGCAACTACGGCGTAGCGCTTACAGGCATCACCTTCGACCCGATGCTCGCAAGTTACGTCCTCGATCCGGACGCCAAGCACAACCTGCCCGCGATGGCCCAATCCCATCTGCAGTTGACGATGGGCACCTACCAGATGCTCGTTCCCAAGGGCCAGACGATCGACGCAGTAGCGATCGAGGCGGTGAGCCGCTACTGCGGCGAGGATGTGGCCGTCACCCTGCGCCTGGTGCCGGTGCTACAAGAAAAACTCAATCACGACCCCCGCCTGGCCGGCATCTTCGAGACGATCGAGGTGCCCCTTGAGCCGGTCCTGGCGCGCATGGAAGCCCAGGGCATCCGCATCGACAGCGATTATCTAGCGGAGCTGGCGCAGGAACTGGACCACGACCTCGAAGGGCTCGAACAGCAGGCATACAACCTGGCGGGCGAAAAGTTCAACCTCGGCTCCCCCAAGCAATTGAGCGAGCTGTTGTTCGGTAAACTCCAGCTTTCGATTAAAAAAAGCCGCAAGACGGCGACGGGTTACTCCACCGACGCGGCAGTGCTCGAAAAGCTGCGCGACGACCACCCGATCGTCGAGGCGATTCTCAACTACCGCACCCTCGCCAAGCTCAAATCCACCTACGTCGATGCCCTGCCCCAGCTGGTCGATCCGGCTACAGGCCGGGTCCACACCGACTTCAACCAGGCAGTGACCACTACGGGCCGCCTCTCCAGCTCCAACCCCAACTTACAAAATATTCCCGTGCGCACCTCCTTTTCGCGGCGCATCCGCCGGGCATTCATTCCTGAACCCGGCTGGCTACTGGCGGCGGCGGATTACTCACAGATCGAGCTGCGCATCCTTGCCCACCTCACGCAAGAACAGGTGCTCATCGAAGCTTTTGGAGCCGAGGACGACGTTCACGCCCTCACCGCCCGCCTGCTCTTCAACAAAGCGACCGTCAGCTCCGAGGAGCGCCGCCTCGCCAAGGTGATCAACTACGGCGTCGTCTACGGTATGGGAGCCCGCCGCTTTGCCCGCGAGACCGGCGTCGGCACCGCCGAAGCAGAAGACTTTATCCGCGCCTTCTACCGGCGCTACCCGGCCATCTTTGCCTACATGGAGCAGACCCGCCGGGCAGTGCTCGACCAGGGCTACGTCGAAACCCTCTTAGGCCGCCGCCGCTACTTCCACGGCCTGGGCCAACTGGGCCAGCGCGACCGCGAAACGGCCCTGCGCGCTGCGATCAACGCTCCCATCCAGGGCACCGCCGCCGATATCGTCAAACTCGCCATGGTCCAGGTAGACCAGCAACTGCAGAACCGCCGCACCCGACTGTTGTTGCAGGTCCACGACGAACTCGTTTTCGAGATGCCCCCCGAGGAGCGCGAGACAGTGGAACCGCTCATCCGCAGCAGCATGGAATCGGCCCTCACCCTTTCGGTGCCGCTTAAAGTCGAGTTGAACGTCGGTCAGAACTGGCTGGAAGCGAAGTAA
- a CDS encoding helix-turn-helix domain-containing protein, with amino-acid sequence MYTSTPDQEQETLARTGSRILTKLLSRGQVQRYVLQVQQAEGDQSPIGSSIELPRQAVALLAEILDQMSRGNAVTLVPLHSEMTTQQAADFLNVSRPFLVGLLEAGEIPYRKVGTRRRVRFQDVLDYKKSIDSRRKQVLDTLAAQAQELNMGY; translated from the coding sequence ATGTACACCAGCACACCCGACCAGGAGCAGGAAACTTTAGCGCGCACCGGCAGCCGTATCCTGACCAAGTTGCTCAGCCGTGGGCAGGTTCAACGCTATGTGCTGCAGGTTCAGCAGGCAGAGGGAGATCAAAGTCCAATCGGCTCCTCGATCGAATTACCTCGGCAAGCCGTGGCTCTTTTAGCTGAAATTCTTGATCAGATGTCACGAGGCAACGCTGTCACCCTCGTTCCCCTTCACTCTGAGATGACAACCCAGCAGGCGGCTGATTTTCTGAATGTCTCCCGACCGTTTCTAGTCGGTTTGTTGGAGGCAGGCGAGATTCCATACCGCAAAGTCGGTACCCGCCGCCGGGTGCGCTTCCAGGACGTGCTCGACTATAAAAAAAGCATCGATTCTAGGCGCAAACAGGTACTGGATACTCTGGCCGCTCAGGCACAAGAACTCAATATGGGTTATTGA
- a CDS encoding SMR family transporter has protein sequence MAWLLLVGAGLLEIGWAVGLKYTGGWTQLVPSLLAIASAVTSFFMLSAALKTLPVGTAYAVWVGIGAFGVAVVGIVFLGESASPARLALLGLLLAAIIGLKLVEG, from the coding sequence ATGGCCTGGTTGCTGCTCGTCGGTGCGGGTCTGTTGGAGATAGGTTGGGCAGTGGGCCTCAAGTACACCGGCGGTTGGACCCAGCTTGTCCCGAGTCTGCTCGCCATCGCTTCGGCTGTGACCAGCTTCTTTATGCTCTCAGCTGCCTTGAAGACCCTGCCGGTGGGCACCGCCTACGCCGTCTGGGTGGGTATCGGTGCTTTTGGCGTCGCCGTGGTGGGCATCGTGTTTCTGGGCGAGAGCGCTTCACCTGCTCGGCTCGCCCTGCTGGGGTTGCTGCTCGCGGCGATTATCGGCCTCAAGCTCGTCGAAGGGTAA
- a CDS encoding NAD(P)/FAD-dependent oxidoreductase — protein sequence MNVPVPTTVIVGGGFTGLFTALYLSQQRYAGRIVLINPADHFVFRPLLYELLTGQMNSEQVWPSFETLLAGSTVKFVQDSAEYVDLADHRVELTSGESYRYDYLVLAPGTLIDFYHIPGAAENALPFRSGQDALKLQQQLHTCLERASQCTDSEERRKLLTVAIVGAGDSGVELAATLGDWLAERYTALGGNRKEIRIVLLHRNREILSERTTPRLQKTARVALASRAVPVELLTATVVNKVEPERVEYRRDAQTVCLPAATIIWTAGTAIPSVIKNLAIPDENRDPCGRPYITPTQHLIAYPEVFAGGDCVTLRKPKPATAQVAYLQAKAIAQNLIAASAGEGPKAASLALRGTLMKLGLREAAAEIYDQYEVKGRLGHTIRQLTYLELLPVPIHNLKNTAEWMSDEIFQGAKNTAEPGAAQKSGGA from the coding sequence GTGAACGTACCAGTTCCAACGACGGTGATCGTGGGCGGTGGCTTTACGGGGTTGTTTACGGCCCTGTACCTGAGCCAGCAGCGCTACGCCGGGCGGATTGTGCTCATCAATCCGGCAGATCACTTTGTCTTTCGGCCTTTGCTCTATGAACTTCTGACCGGTCAGATGAATAGCGAGCAAGTCTGGCCCAGTTTCGAGACGCTGCTTGCCGGGAGCACTGTCAAGTTTGTTCAAGACAGTGCCGAGTACGTCGATCTGGCCGATCACCGCGTCGAACTGACTTCGGGAGAATCGTACCGGTACGACTATCTGGTGCTCGCCCCCGGCACCTTGATTGACTTTTATCATATTCCTGGGGCGGCGGAGAATGCACTGCCCTTTCGCAGCGGCCAGGACGCGCTGAAGTTGCAGCAGCAGCTGCATACCTGTCTGGAGCGGGCAAGCCAGTGTACCGACAGCGAGGAGCGGCGAAAGCTCTTGACCGTGGCCATCGTCGGGGCGGGCGACAGCGGCGTAGAATTGGCGGCGACTTTGGGAGACTGGCTGGCGGAGCGATACACGGCTTTGGGCGGCAACCGCAAGGAGATCCGGATCGTGCTGTTGCACCGCAATCGCGAGATTCTTTCGGAGCGGACCACCCCCCGGCTGCAGAAGACGGCCCGCGTCGCGCTGGCGAGCCGGGCGGTACCGGTGGAGCTGCTGACAGCCACGGTGGTCAACAAAGTCGAGCCGGAGCGGGTCGAATACCGCCGCGACGCTCAGACGGTCTGCCTGCCGGCGGCGACGATTATCTGGACGGCAGGCACGGCCATCCCCTCGGTCATCAAAAACCTCGCCATCCCCGACGAGAATCGCGACCCCTGCGGTCGGCCCTACATCACGCCCACCCAGCACCTGATCGCTTATCCGGAAGTCTTTGCTGGGGGCGATTGCGTGACGCTGCGCAAGCCCAAACCGGCCACAGCCCAGGTGGCGTACCTGCAGGCAAAGGCGATTGCCCAGAATCTGATCGCCGCTTCTGCCGGAGAAGGACCGAAGGCGGCTTCGCTCGCTCTACGGGGAACCTTGATGAAGCTGGGGCTGCGCGAAGCGGCAGCTGAAATCTACGACCAGTACGAGGTCAAAGGCCGCCTCGGCCATACCATTCGCCAGCTTACGTATCTGGAGTTGCTGCCGGTGCCCATCCACAACCTCAAGAACACTGCCGAGTGGATGAGCGACGAGATCTTTCAGGGGGCAAAAAACACCGCTGAGCCGGGCGCTGCTCAAAAAAGCGGCGGGGCGTGA
- a CDS encoding glucose-6-phosphate isomerase: MNELWQRYQDWLYYHAALGLYLDVSRMRFEASLLASLEPRFVRAFQEMDALEKGAIANPDENRMVGHYWLRAPELAPTAELQRAIVAGIEQIEAFVQKIHSGALHPPLAPKFTDILSIGIGGSALGPQFVAGALAPQKPPLGIHFIDNTDPAGIDRVLDGLKDRLGRTLVLVTSKSGGTPEAHNGMVEVQHAYQVQGLDFGRHALAITMPNSRLDSLARSQNWLERFAMFDWVGGRTSELSAVGLLPAALQGIDIRAMLAGARQMDEATRLASIRGNPAALLAMSWYYGSDGRGSKDMVVLPYKDSLLLFSRYLQQLVMESLGKEKDRDGQLVRQGIAVYGNKGSTDQHAYVQQLREGVPNFFLTFIEVLEDRQGPSIELEPGVTSGDYLSGLLQGTRQALYENRRDSITLTISRVDPRSVGAIIALYERAVGFYGSLVNINAYDQPGVEAGKKAAASILELQKRILQVLQSSAQPMPLATLAQKAGTPEQIEAIYKIVRHLEANRRGVALAGDRSRPDSLLVSVG, translated from the coding sequence ATGAACGAACTCTGGCAGCGCTACCAGGACTGGCTTTACTACCACGCCGCATTGGGGCTGTACCTCGATGTGAGTCGGATGCGCTTTGAGGCAAGTCTGCTCGCCAGCCTGGAGCCGCGTTTTGTGCGGGCCTTCCAGGAGATGGACGCCCTTGAGAAAGGAGCGATTGCCAACCCCGACGAGAACCGCATGGTCGGCCACTACTGGCTGCGCGCCCCGGAGCTGGCACCGACAGCCGAGTTGCAGCGGGCGATCGTCGCCGGTATCGAGCAGATCGAGGCGTTCGTTCAAAAAATCCACAGCGGTGCCCTGCACCCACCGCTCGCTCCCAAATTCACCGACATTCTGTCGATCGGCATCGGCGGCTCCGCCCTCGGTCCCCAGTTCGTCGCCGGGGCCCTCGCCCCCCAGAAGCCGCCCCTTGGCATTCACTTTATCGACAACACCGATCCGGCGGGCATCGACCGGGTGCTCGACGGGCTCAAGGACCGCCTGGGCCGCACGCTGGTACTGGTGACGAGCAAATCGGGGGGCACGCCTGAGGCCCACAACGGCATGGTCGAAGTCCAGCACGCCTACCAGGTCCAGGGGCTCGACTTTGGCCGCCACGCTCTCGCCATCACCATGCCCAATAGCCGCCTGGACAGCCTCGCTCGCTCCCAAAACTGGCTGGAGCGCTTTGCGATGTTCGACTGGGTGGGCGGACGCACCTCGGAACTCTCAGCCGTGGGCCTGTTGCCGGCGGCGCTCCAGGGCATCGATATTCGGGCGATGCTCGCCGGAGCGCGCCAGATGGACGAGGCGACCCGCCTCGCCTCGATCAGAGGCAACCCTGCGGCGCTGCTTGCTATGAGCTGGTACTACGGCAGCGATGGCCGGGGCAGCAAGGACATGGTGGTGCTTCCCTACAAGGACAGCCTGCTTTTATTCAGCCGCTACCTCCAGCAACTGGTGATGGAGTCGCTCGGCAAAGAAAAAGACCGCGACGGCCAACTGGTGCGCCAGGGCATCGCCGTCTACGGCAACAAAGGTTCCACCGACCAGCACGCCTACGTTCAGCAGCTGCGCGAGGGGGTGCCCAACTTTTTTCTCACCTTTATCGAAGTGCTCGAAGACCGCCAGGGACCGTCGATCGAGCTGGAGCCGGGGGTCACCAGCGGCGATTATCTCTCGGGCCTGTTGCAGGGCACCCGGCAGGCACTCTACGAGAACCGGCGCGACTCGATTACCCTCACCATTTCCCGCGTCGATCCGCGCAGCGTCGGGGCAATCATCGCCCTCTACGAGCGGGCAGTGGGTTTTTACGGTTCCCTCGTCAACATCAACGCCTACGACCAGCCGGGCGTCGAGGCCGGCAAAAAAGCTGCCGCCTCGATTCTTGAATTGCAAAAGCGCATCCTCCAGGTGCTCCAGTCCTCTGCCCAGCCGATGCCGCTGGCGACCCTCGCCCAAAAAGCGGGTACGCCCGAGCAGATCGAGGCGATCTACAAGATCGTCCGCCACCTGGAGGCCAATCGGCGCGGTGTCGCGCTTGCCGGCGATCGCTCCCGTCCGGACAGCCTGCTGGTCTCGGTGGGTTGA
- a CDS encoding phosphotransacetylase family protein — translation MNLLIGSTTACSGKSAVTLGLGLHLEADGLQVSYAKPLGNHALDVGGRLLDEDCATMGKYLRTGMPVGAPLVFLDRASVRRRLSGEDNDDYLVRLRDYAPATGQLHLIEGAGTPQEGAMFGLTLQVLAEQLPARVLLVCRYQEDLVIDQLLILRSQLGNRLLGVVLNDVPADQIEDLTAVLVPFLERQGIAVLATLPADTALQSVSVAELASALDADVLCCRDQLDLMVESVHIGAMSVNAAIKYFRTAANKAVITGGDRTDIQLAALETSTTCLILTGHLAAAQPVLARAEQLEVPVLSVHHDTLGTTEIVDRLFGQVRFREAVKVQRIQQLLAQHFDFERLRALLGLNS, via the coding sequence ATGAATTTGCTCATCGGTTCCACCACTGCCTGCAGCGGCAAATCCGCCGTCACCCTCGGCCTCGGTCTGCACTTAGAAGCGGATGGGCTGCAGGTGAGCTACGCCAAACCTTTAGGAAACCATGCTCTGGATGTCGGTGGCCGGCTCCTGGACGAGGACTGCGCGACGATGGGCAAGTACCTGCGCACCGGAATGCCGGTGGGTGCGCCGCTGGTCTTTCTCGATCGCGCCAGCGTGCGCCGCCGCCTGAGCGGCGAGGACAACGACGATTATCTGGTTCGCCTGCGCGACTACGCACCCGCAACCGGGCAGTTGCACCTGATCGAGGGAGCGGGCACACCCCAGGAGGGGGCGATGTTTGGCCTGACGCTGCAGGTGCTGGCCGAGCAACTGCCTGCCCGCGTGCTATTGGTCTGCCGCTATCAAGAAGACCTGGTGATCGACCAGCTTCTGATTCTGCGCTCGCAGTTGGGCAATCGTCTGCTGGGCGTCGTGCTCAACGACGTACCTGCCGATCAGATCGAAGATCTCACCGCTGTGCTGGTGCCGTTTCTTGAGCGCCAGGGCATCGCTGTACTCGCCACCCTTCCGGCGGATACGGCCCTGCAGAGTGTGAGTGTGGCGGAGCTGGCATCGGCCCTGGACGCGGATGTGCTCTGCTGCCGCGACCAGCTCGATTTGATGGTCGAATCGGTCCACATCGGGGCGATGAGCGTCAACGCCGCCATCAAATATTTCCGCACCGCCGCCAATAAAGCCGTGATCACCGGCGGCGACCGCACCGACATTCAACTGGCTGCCCTCGAAACTTCCACGACCTGCTTGATTCTCACCGGCCACCTCGCTGCCGCCCAGCCCGTCCTCGCCCGCGCCGAGCAGCTGGAGGTGCCCGTGCTCTCGGTCCACCACGATACCCTCGGCACTACCGAGATCGTCGATCGCCTCTTTGGTCAGGTGCGCTTTCGCGAAGCGGTCAAAGTTCAGCGCATCCAGCAATTGCTTGCCCAGCACTTCGATTTCGAGCGCCTGCGGGCGTTGCTGGGGTTGAACAGTTAA
- a CDS encoding Uma2 family endonuclease, with amino-acid sequence MTTLVATTPVTYPSGDGRPLAETFLHVYAILTTLEVLRQYLEGSQATVLANQFLYYAPGVRTSRVAPDVMVIFGVAPGPRDSYKTWEEGQVPAIIFEITSESTRSKDQDDKLRLYEFLGVQEYWLFDPKGEWIQDKLRGYRLQVIEQGDGPVNHYQLIEENISERLQLRLQVEGELIGFYRLDNSQKLLIPSELAAELRATAAQLEQSEQRAQAAEQRAQAAEAVVQQEQQARQQAEQRAAELAERLRELGIDPDTP; translated from the coding sequence ATGACTACTCTTGTTGCAACGACCCCGGTCACCTATCCGAGCGGAGACGGACGACCCTTGGCGGAAACTTTCTTGCACGTCTACGCCATCCTCACCACCCTGGAAGTGTTGCGTCAGTACCTCGAAGGCAGCCAGGCAACAGTTCTTGCCAACCAGTTTCTCTACTATGCTCCAGGCGTGCGCACTTCCCGCGTCGCTCCGGATGTGATGGTCATCTTCGGTGTTGCGCCCGGTCCACGGGATAGCTACAAGACCTGGGAAGAAGGACAGGTACCGGCTATTATCTTCGAGATCACTTCTGAAAGTACCCGCAGCAAGGACCAGGACGACAAGCTAAGGCTGTACGAGTTTCTGGGGGTGCAGGAGTACTGGCTGTTCGATCCTAAAGGTGAATGGATCCAGGACAAGCTCAGGGGCTACCGGCTACAAGTAATCGAACAAGGGGATGGGCCGGTCAATCACTACCAGCTTATCGAGGAGAACATCAGCGAGCGGTTGCAGTTACGGCTGCAGGTCGAAGGGGAGTTGATCGGCTTCTATCGGCTGGACAACAGCCAGAAGCTATTGATCCCGTCCGAGTTGGCGGCTGAACTGCGGGCAACGGCGGCACAGCTGGAGCAGTCCGAGCAGCGGGCGCAAGCGGCTGAACAACGAGCGCAAGCGGCTGAAGCAGTAGTTCAGCAAGAACAACAGGCAAGACAACAAGCCGAGCAGCGGGCGGCGGAACTGGCAGAACGCTTGCGCGAGTTGGGCATCGATCCGGATACACCTTGA